Sequence from the bacterium genome:
GTCCCACACCGGCGGCTCGCGCCAGTCCCGGCTGGTGACCGGCACCCGCTCGGCCAGCCCCAGGGCGGTCCACACGGCCTCGAGGCAGCCGCTGAAGCCCAACTCTCCGCCGCGCAACTGGAGCGGCGACCGGATACCGGCGAGCCGCAGTGAGGCCAGTTCGCGCACCCCGTGACGGTCCGGCGGCTGCCCCGTCGCCAGAATGGCCCAGACCTCGGCCGGCGACGAGGCGGGCGGGAAATTCAGCGTGTAAACCCTCGACCGATCGCGTTGCTCGCTTAAATGCGGCGTCCGGGTAGAATCCAGGGCGGCGGGGTCGAGGCAGTCCACGGCCACCGCCACGACGGGTGGCGTATCGGCGAGCCGGAGCTCCGGCGCGGCGTTTTCGGGGCCGAGATTGACCAGGATGACCACGAGGACCAGGGCGGCGATCGAGCTGCCCAACAGGAGCATGGAGCGCAATCGGCGCCGGGACTTCCAACTTCCGCCCAGGTAGAGCCCAACGACCAGGGCGACGAGCCGGAGCGCCAGGAATCCGATAGCCGCCGCCGCCGCCAGGAACAGAACACTCAGCCAATCCGCCGCCTGCGTGGGGGAGAAGACCCTTCCCAGGAGCCATACCGCCGCCAGAAAGCCGCCGAAAGCCAGTCCGCCGACCGCCGCCAGGACCCGGCGGAACCACGCCGCCGCATCCTCGGGCAGGGGACGTCGTCCGACGAGCTGGGTGATCAGGCCGACGAGGGCCATCAGCGCGGCCGAGATGAGAAGGGCGGGGAAAAAAACGTAGAGGGCCAGGAGCAGGCCTTCGCCGATATTTCCCAGGTAGGCCGAGTTCGTCTCGACGAGGGCCAGGGAAAGCCAGGCGCTCCAGAGACCGCCCACCACCAGCCAGGCGCGTAAGGCGGCCGTCCAGAGCTGGGCGGGTCCGGGCCGCGTGCCGCCGCCCACCACGAAACGCGCCACCGGGTTGTGCAGGTAACCCCGTTCCCTCAGTTGCGCGCGAATCTCGTCCAGCCTGTCATCTGTGTCGTTCACTTGCGGCCGATGGTATCCACGCCCACCGTTCATGTCAAGACACGGCCTTGCGGGACGACGGGCGATGTTTTACCATTAACCTAGATTTTTGAGAAAACGGCGGACCCCGTGGGCGACCTTCACACGACAATCTGGAAAAGACCCAGGCTCAGCCGATATCGGTTGTTCGTTCAGCTGGCGTCCCTGGCGGTGTCCGCCTGTCTGGTGACCCTTTTCGTTCTCTTCGCCCTCTCACTGCAAACGGGGGAATCGGCTGGGATTGAGCGCCCGGCGGGCATCGAGGCGCTGACCCCTCATCTGGGCTACATCGAGCTCGTCTACGCCGTCCGCGCCGGCCAAATCGCCTGGATCCACCCCGCGGCCCTCGGATTTTTCCTCCTGTTCTTCGTCCTGTCCATTCTGGTTAAAAAGGGCTTCTGCAGTCACCTCTGCCCCCTGGGGACGATAAGCGAGGGGCTGTGGTGGCTGGGGAAAAAGATTACCCGGGGTCGCGAGCCGCGCCTGCCGTCTTTCATAGACCTGCCTCTCAGGCTGGCCAAATACCTCCTCCTCGGGTACTTCCTCATCAAGGTGGCCACCCTGACCCTGGAAACCCTCCAGCAGCTGGCCTACTCCCCGGCGGTCAAACTGTCGGACCTGCGCATCTTCCACTTCTTCGCCCTGCTCCCGGAGTGGATGTGGTTCGTCCTCGGCGGCATCGTCGTTTTATCCCTCTTCATCCCCCGCTTCGTCTGCCGGTACGCCTGCCCCTATGGCGCGCTCCTGGGGGTCGCCTCCACCGCTTCTCCCCTGAAAATTTACCGCGACGAGTCCCGCTGCGTCGTCGGCTGTATGGACTGCGCCGGTGTCTGCCCGGCCTGGGTCAACCTGAGGAAACCGGGGGCCATCCTGCACGACGAATGCCACCTCTGCCTGCGCTGCCTGGACGCCTGCCCCACCCCGGGCGCGCTCACGCTGAAGGCCTTCAAGAAACCGGTCCCCGGTTGGATCGTCCCCGCCGCCGTGGTTGGCATCGTCGTCCTGGGGCTCGGCCTGATGTACGTCTGCGGCGGGTTCGAGAACGAAATTTCGCGGGAGGAGTACCTGGCGAGGATCGGACAGATAGACGAACCGCTGTACGCCTTCCACCCCGGCGCCCCTGAAGTTCCCGCCGCGGCCACCCCATACGACGGGGAACTATTCAAACCGCTCAGGACGTATGTTGGGAAGCCCCGCAAGGTGCTCGAGCTGCTCCCGATGCTCGATTTTGAGGTGGGGGTGGCG
This genomic interval carries:
- a CDS encoding 4Fe-4S binding protein, yielding MFVQLASLAVSACLVTLFVLFALSLQTGESAGIERPAGIEALTPHLGYIELVYAVRAGQIAWIHPAALGFFLLFFVLSILVKKGFCSHLCPLGTISEGLWWLGKKITRGREPRLPSFIDLPLRLAKYLLLGYFLIKVATLTLETLQQLAYSPAVKLSDLRIFHFFALLPEWMWFVLGGIVVLSLFIPRFVCRYACPYGALLGVASTASPLKIYRDESRCVVGCMDCAGVCPAWVNLRKPGAILHDECHLCLRCLDACPTPGALTLKAFKKPVPGWIVPAAVVGIVVLGLGLMYVCGGFENEISREEYLARIGQIDEPLYAFHPGAPEVPAAATPYDGELFKPLRTYVGKPRKVLELLPMLDFEVGVAASGLAGGLENQLNREEESARKTEPIVDTTLRKDEGAQEPPTAEEPEGEAGAVTPPPEVPEPESPDPG